One region of Acropora muricata isolate sample 2 chromosome 13, ASM3666990v1, whole genome shotgun sequence genomic DNA includes:
- the LOC136895781 gene encoding tyrosine kinase receptor Cad96Ca-like: MEALNVDGDKWEVSRKRITLEKVIGSGSFGTVFRAVLSRGDGQPGIQFVAAKCFSPTSGEEGRRSIMKEIGLGKELGDSPQENVVKFIGCVTTQIHPILLMEYLPCGDLLGFLRKSRGIVDKYYNGEGEVAKLKTYDLVSFSNQIATGMVFLASRGIIHRDLAARNVLLDRNCVCKVADFGLYYHNFKYGHGNAKKGCVPVKWTAPEILFGDAAALSRKSDVYVLSLDQIAKLFTSLL; this comes from the exons ATGGAGGCGTTAAATGTCGACGGGGATAAATGGGAGGTATCACGTAAACGTATAACTCTTGAAAAAGTCATTGGCTCAGGATCATTTGGAACAGTTTTCCGAGCAGTTTTGAGTCGGGGGGACGGACAACCAGGAATACAGTTTGTTGCTGCAAAGTGCTTTTCAC CCACTTCTGGCGAGGAAGGACGAAGGTCTATTATGAAAGAAATTGGGTTGGGGAAAGAGCTTGGAGACAGTCCTCAGGAAAATGTTGTAAAGTTTATTGGCTGTGTGACAACGCAGA TACATCCAATTCTACTCATGGAGTACCTACCCTGTGGAGATCTTCTTGGCTTTCTGAGGAAGAGCCGTGGGATTGTCGACAAATATTATAACGGAGAAGGAGAGGTAGCAAAGCTGAAAACTTATGACCTGGTCTCGTTTTCAAACCAGATTGCTACAGGGATGGTGTTCTTAGCATCCAGAGGG ATTATCCATCGTGACTTGGCTGCACGCAACGTCCTCCTCGATAGAAACTGTGTGTGCAAAGTGGCGGATTTTGGCTTATATTACCATAATTTTAAATACGGACATGGCAATGCTAAAAAG GGTTGCgtgccagtgaagtggacagcacCTGAGATTCTCTTTGGGGATGCTGCAGCTCTTTCCCGCAAAAGTGATGTGTATGTGCTTTCTTTAGATCAAATTGCAAAGCTGTTTACTtctcttttgtga
- the LOC136896674 gene encoding uncharacterized protein, which translates to MRSRRCVSPKPQFGGKQCKGLNETAIRGCTDTSTCSQEFPVRFHTIKGFPSNGSMEIFNKGTWKPLCNANWDDKERNLVCQVHGYNGSSWKNDRQSETNSSENTPHSCEQLAQNCKDKIDREINCSVAVRLAGIKDIDYAGRVEVFYGGKWGKICRNEWNINNVKVVCKQLGFKSALAEFIRVDTKDERVSIGMSNVACTGQESVLASCKLLDQEHECVDNIGAQALCEPKNKGVLERMHHVCDLGSTETVKSSNLEAEIGQNISWYNSSTGVKIKSGDRIELNGLSLKINNVQLDDAGTYECRGVSGTLFVTIYVNANFIHKTPRQTFISGRPGIIQCSALGNPAPQFQWSRKGSGSIQRGRFIQLTNGSLKVEEMHKEDSGMYICTIKQSRGTQSSSEKTQRIIVRVLVPPEVTLSRPHRRVTEGDNVTLTCNITDGGPKPQVIRWLKDETPLHVKQTSMTLRSIKKKDEGNYICETRYEGGSVNGSINIIVDSKTE; encoded by the exons ATGAGGAGCAGACGATGTGTGAGTCCAAAGCCTCAATTTGGTGGAAAACAGTGCAAAGGACTCAATGAAACTGCTATTAGAGGATGCACAGATACATCCACGTGTAGTCAAG AATTTCCTGTACGTTTTCACACAATAAAAGGCTTTCCCTCAAATGGATCAATGGAAATTTTCAACAAGGGCACGTGGAAACCTCTTTGCAATGCAAATTGGGATGACAAGGAAAGAAATTTAGTTTGCCAGGTACACGGGTACAATGGATCCAGCTGGAAAAACGATAGGCAAAGTGAAACAAATAGCTCAGAAAACACTCctcacagttgcgaacaacttGCACAAAACTGTAAAGACAAGATTGACAGGGAAATTAACTGCTCAG TTGCAGTGCGCTTGGCGGGAATAAAGGATATCGACTACGCTGGAagagttgaagtattttatGGAGGAAAGTGGGGCAAGATCTGCCGAAATGAATGGAACATCAATAATGTCAAAGTTGTCTGCAAACAGCTTGGCTTTAAATCTGCACTGGCTGAATTTATTCGAGTGGATACCAAAGATGAGAGAGTTTCCATTGGGATGTCAAATGTTGCTTGTACTGGGCAGGAATCCGTTTTAGCATCTTGTAAGCTATTAGATCAAGAGCATGAGTGCGTGGATAACATAGGAGCTCAGGCATTGTGTGAACCTA AAAACAAGGGAGTGCTGGAAAGGATGCACCATGTTTGTGACCTTGGAAGTACTGAAACCGTGAAAAGCTCAAACTTAGAAGCTGAGATTGGCCAGAATATCTCATGGTATAATAGCAGTACTGGTGTTAAAATCAAGTCAGGAGATAGAATAGAGCTGAATGGcctctccttgaaaattaacaaCGTTCAGCTGGATGATGCAGGGACATATGAATGTCGAGGAGTGTCAGGCACTCTGTTCGTCACAATTTATGTTAACG CTAATTTCATACACAAAACTCCACGACAAACGTTTATAAGTGGAAGGCCTGGCATTATACAATGTAGTGCCCTGGGAAATCCTGCTCCTCAGTTTCAATGGAGCAGGAAGGGCAGTGGAAGTATCCAGCGCGGGAGATTCATTCAGCTGACCAATGGGAGCCTGAAGGTGGAGGAGATGCATAAAGAAGATAGTGGAATGTACATCTGTACGATTAAACAGTCCAGAGGAACTCAATCAAGCAGTGAAAAAACCCAAAGAATCATCGTTAGAGTCCTAG TTCCACCAGAAGTGACTCTGTCTCGACCACACCGCCGTGTCACCGAAGGAGACAACGTTACTTTAACTTGCAACATTACTGATGGTGGCCCAAAGCCTCAGGTAATCCGCTGGTTGAAGGACGAAACGCCTTTACATGTCAAACAGACAAGCATGACCCTAAggagtataaaaaaaaaagatgaaggGAACTATATCTGTGAAACAAGATATGAAGGAGGCTCTGTAAATGGAAGCATCAATATCATCGTTGATAGTAAGACTGAATGA
- the LOC136896676 gene encoding uncharacterized protein, whose product MAKNVKSRDNYSSELKELLLNAGSDSIPHVSEKYSRSRKSSSRRSSSSISSSVTPGKALAETEAAKQEAEFDKLLAEKEFEIVEMEAEEERKHQFQRAKFKCDKAVLTTRKKAVLAEAKLKAIEQGIEEEGKEEQDTLTTFPDLYKPVDTKQQTQAWVNAQRVRDPKDCVTEISKHEPERKKKSFT is encoded by the coding sequence ATGGCAAAAAACGTCAAATCACGGGACAACTATTCGTCCGAACTTAAGGAGCTGTTGTTAAACGCAGGATCCGATTCCATCCCGCACGTGTCAGAAAAATATTCTCGCTCACGCAAATCGTCATCTCGCCGATCGTCCTCTTCTATCAGTTCTAGCGTCACACCGGGAAAGGCCTTGGCAGAAACCGAAGCAGCGAAACAAGAAGCAGAATTTGACAAACTATTGGCCGAAAAGGAGTTCGAGATAGTGGAAATGGAGGCAGAGGAAGAGAGAAAACATCAGTTTCAAAGGGCTAAATTCAAGTGTGACAAGGCCGTCCTTACAACGAGGAAGAAAGCTGTGCTAGCCGAAGCGAAGTTGAAGGCTATCGAGCAGGGTATAGAGgaggaaggaaaagaagagCAAGACACCTTGACCACTTTTCCAGATCTCTACAAACCCGTCGATACTAAACAACAGACGCAAGCCTGGGTAAACGCACAAAGGGTTCGAGATCCAAAGGATTGCGTGACAGAAATTTCAAAACATGaacctgaaagaaaaaagaaatcattcaCGTGA
- the LOC136896675 gene encoding uncharacterized protein, producing MNANQAFCLAIAVLLLQIINIQLQQMFAFFILYQRWANEYREMLNIAILRRRRRCRRVRYRPYTWTIPRPAESWFDIHYNDPTIPQEYFRQQLRVNRNTFETILHILGQRLERRNTRFRNCLPPAKVLALGLYRLAHGNSYSSIGPVFNVGKSTVIEGVQDVVNGLYELRDEYIKFPETIAEVNASIATFAELTNLPNVVGAIDGSHIRIKAPNDSAPDYFSRYQQHDFIIQAIVDGKKIFMDFACGYPGSMHDARVLRRSTIFQRAENGNILTQPTVNVTGNDIGPYLLGDCAYPLSPWLMKPYPEGTRDPREIAFNKELSSARAKVECAFGVLKSRWRILLKRFDSGIPFAVRNAVACAVLHNICVRSGDEWEDEEGEDDCDAGGPPPNVIRDGDNIREVLKDFL from the coding sequence ATGAATGCAAATCAGGCGTTTTGCTTGGCTATTGCTGTTTTACTTCTTcaaattatcaacattcaactGCAGcaaatgtttgcctttttcaTTCTGTATCAGAGATGGGCAAATGAATATAGGGAAATGCTGAACATCGCGATTCTGAGAAGACGAAGACGTTGCCGTCGAGTTCGTTATAGGCCCTACACATGGACTATTCCTCGCCCAGCCGAATCGTGGTTTGACATCCATTATAACGACCCGACAATTCCACAGGAGTACTTTCGACAGCAGTTAAGGGTTAACCGGAACACTTTCGAAACAATACTCCATATCTTGGGCCAGAGATTAGAGAGGCGAAACACGCGATTCAGGAATTGTTTACCTCCAGCGAAAGTTCTTGCTTTGGGGCTATACCGCTTGGCCCACGGAAATTCATATTCCAGTATTGGTCCGGTATTTAACGTAGGCAAATCGACTGTTATCGAGGGCGTACAAGACGTTGTAAATGGTCTCTATGAACTTCGTGACGAGTATATAAAATTTCCGGAGACTATCGCTGAGGTCAATGCATCGATTGCAACGTTTGCAGAGCTCACCAATCTACCAAACGTTGTTGGAGCTATTGACGGTTCGCATATTAGAATTAAAGCACCCAATGACAGTGCACCGGATTATTTTAGTCGATATCAACAACACGACTTTATAATTCAAGCTATTGTTGATGGCAAAAAAATTTTTATGGACTTTGCATGTGGGTATCCTGGAAGCATGCACGATGCTCGTGTACTGAGGCGCAGCACCATCTTTCAAAGAGCAGAAAATGGGAATATCCTAACCCAGCCGACAGTTAATGTGACTGGTAATGACATAGGTCCGTACCTTTTGGGTGATTGTGCCTATCCTCTTTCCCCTTGGCTAATGAAGCCTTACCCAGAGGGCACACGGGACCCAAGGGAAATAGCATTTAATAAGGAACTTTCATCTGCAAGAGCGAAGGTTGAATGCGCTTTTGGTGTTTTAAAAAGTAGATGGAGAATACTTCTCAAACGATTTGACAGTGGAATACCATTTGCAGTACGTAATGCGGTAGCCTGTGCCGTTTTGCACAACATTTGCGTCAGAAGCGGCGATGAATGGGAAGACGAAGAAGGCGAAGATGATTGTGACGCTGGAGGTCCACCTCCGAACGTGATCCGAGACGGGGATAACATAAGGGAAGTCCTTAAAGATTTCCTTTAA
- the LOC136896673 gene encoding peroxidasin homolog, translating to MAIKFPRVPPKLNPDLKDGSVSVYLNSLSTITCTKNRDPETNVTWTKNGAYFVNNNTFTINNVTLKDVGQYGCTAENRAGKFNATLWIDVIVFPVVDVYPRNQTVLEGTPTVINCTATGIPRPALSWIFNNGKPPPIAEIRNFSEQSILQLSKTSKSMEGQYTCEAKNKAGDARSNSTLHVLEKPTVTMSSKPHLSLREGERLTLTCQANEATREIRWMKDDVSVNKRANIYAVGENSTLVIEKVLSSDSGKYSCEAINKAGYASSSVDITVTDKITVQWYFIVGTVLAVTVLASIVLYLWKRRFAEQELEETLGHRL from the exons ATGGCCATAAAATTCCCACGAG ttcCACCTAAACTAAATCCTGATCTCAAGGATGGGTCGGTTTCAGTGTACTTGAACTCTTTATCGACTATAACATGTACTAAAAATCGTGATCCTGAGACAAACGTGACCTGGACTAAGAATGGAGCCTATTTTGTCAATAACAACACTTTCACTATCAACAATGTTACTCTCAAAGATGTTGGCCAATATGGATGCACTGCTGAAAACAGGGCAGGAAAATTCAACGCAACCCTTTGGATTGACGTCATTG TTTTTCCTGTGGTTGATGTCTATCCAAGAAACCAGACTGTTCTCGAGGGAACACCAACTGTAATAAACTGCACTGCCACAGGTATCCCCCGCCCAGCATTATCGTGGATATTTAACAATGGAAAGCCTCCCCCAATTGCTGAAATCAGGAATTTTTCAGAACAATCCATTCTCCAATTGTCGAAGACATCAAAAAGCATGGAGGGACAGTACACGTGTGAGGCAAAGAACAAAGCTGGTGACGCGCGTTCAAACTCTACTCTTCACGTCTTAG AAAAACCAACTGTTACGATGTCTTCAAAACCACACCTCTCACTAAGGGAAGGTGAACGACTTACACTGACTTGCCAAGCAAATGAAGCTACTAGGGAGATACGATGGATGAAAGATGATGTTTCTGTGAACAAAAGGGCAAACATTTACGCAGTTGGGGAGAACAGCACTCTTGTTATTGAAAAAGTTCTGAGTTCTGACAGCGGTAAATACTCTTGCGAGGCAATCAACAAGGCAGGCTATGCATCGTCTTCTGTTGATATCACAGTTACAG ataAGATAACTGTACAGTGGTACTTCATTGTTGGCACGGTCCTTGCTGTAACAGTATTAGCATCAATTGTATTGTACCTTTGGAAACGACGATTTGCTG AGCAAGAACTTGAAGAGACTCTAGGTCATCGGTTGTAA